GGTTTCTTCGTGACGGTCAGGTGATTTTTCACACTCAGTCCGAACACTTTCGGACATAGTGTTTTTATTATTTCTTTTTTCTTTTGTAATAGTTTCTTTTGTGTGTCCCTGTTTTGGTGACAGCGCTGTCACCGTTTTGGTGACACTTTTTGTCACCAATGTAGTGACATTATCACCAGAGTAGTGACACCCTTCGATTTGCCATTCCTCGATGTTCTTGTTAGGCCCGATTTGCTGGCCTTCGCGAAGGATAACCTTCATCGCGATAAGCTCATTCTTGGCCTTGTTTACCTTCTGTCTTGGCAGCCTGGTAATTTGAGCTAACTGACTATCAGAGATGCGATCCATCTTTTTACCGTAGCCGTATGTTTTACGGCATATGGCGTGGGCAACCTTGCTCTGATTTTTCGTTAAATCAGCGCCGATAAGCTCTTCATACAGGGCATTTGCAAGACGGGTATAACCATCTTCAACTTCTGCCACACGACGCTCCACAGGCCGTTGTGAAGGCCTTAAATGTGTTACGGTTGCAAGATTACTCATGACCTTTCTCCTTCCGCATCAGCTTCACTTTTTCCAACTCAGCCCGGAATCGACCAGGCTGCTTGAAGCTGGACAGGAAGCGATCACGTAGTATGTGTTTGTGAATTTTGTCCTGGTAAGGACTGAGTTGTTTTGTCATAATTACTCCTGTGGATTGATCCAGTAATTCCCTCAGAATTCCATCTGGATTTGTTCAGAACGCTCGGTTGCCGCCGGGCGTTTTTTATTGGTGAGTCCATCAAGCGCATACTTAAAAGCCCTGCTAATCGGACTGATGTCTGATGCCATTCCGAAAGCACACAAGACCGAAGCAATAAATCT
The nucleotide sequence above comes from Escherichia coli. Encoded proteins:
- a CDS encoding replication protein, with the translated sequence MSNLATVTHLRPSQRPVERRVAEVEDGYTRLANALYEELIGADLTKNQSKVAHAICRKTYGYGKKMDRISDSQLAQITRLPRQKVNKAKNELIAMKVILREGQQIGPNKNIEEWQIEGCHYSGDNVTTLVTKSVTKTVTALSPKQGHTKETITKEKRNNKNTMSESVRTECEKSPDRHEETDKAFEEIFWCAGMRKAGKKNAASAFRTQFREWRKTTRGTASEFATMLAEDIACRNGKQFGFDRLLPSSYLNGQRWNDEKPETIQPQSKPSSAITVSKTGYVFFDR
- a CDS encoding DUF2740 family protein translates to MTKQLSPYQDKIHKHILRDRFLSSFKQPGRFRAELEKVKLMRKEKGHE
- a CDS encoding CII family transcriptional regulator, which produces MAQASYSKPTQREIDRAETDLLINLSTLTQRGLAKMIGCHESKISRTDWRFIASVLCAFGMASDISPISRAFKYALDGLTNKKRPAATERSEQIQMEF